One window from the genome of Scyliorhinus torazame isolate Kashiwa2021f chromosome 3, sScyTor2.1, whole genome shotgun sequence encodes:
- the LOC140408379 gene encoding transcription factor JunB-like isoform X2, which yields MGTPFYQDQAVSVGGHLHTASTTTATMMMMMMEKKSAAERQQAAADSPRGGSQHALQRGSPELDKLVGPADGPGARRELEAHGHPFVKAMQDLHKQNQHLVLPATPCSAHASTSIYHGNLHLTQTKGDVPVYTNLSNYNPSLPNTGSENYSTGHVPYVGTAPAQHHFSTLAQLVCPKYHEEPQTVPEVGPLSESPPLSPIGQGGPLIKAERKRLRNRIAASNCRRRKLERIARLEDKVKTLKSENFELTSTASVLREQVVHLKHKVMNHVNNGCQVVLGSSSLLKPEENGSF from the exons ATGGGAACGCCTTTCTACCAGGATCAGGCAGTGAGTGTCGGCGGCCACCTTCACACGGCTTCGACCACCACGGCGaccatgatgatgatgatgatggagaAGAAGAGCGCGGCCGAGCGGCAGCAGGCGGCGGCGGACAGCCCGCGAGGCGGCTCCCAGCACGCGTTGCAGCGGGGCTCCCCCGAGCTGGACAAGCTGGTGGGCCCAGCGGACGGGCCCGGCGCTAGGCGGGAGCTGGAGGCCCACGGCCATCCCTTTGTGAAAG CAATGCAGGATTTACACAAGCAGAACCAGCATCTAGTCCTGCCGGCAACTCCGTGctcagcccatgcctccacttcCATCTATCACGGTAATCTGCATTTGACCCAGACTAAAGGAGATGTCCCTGTGTATACTAACCTCAGCAACTACAATCCGAGCTTGCCCAACACCGGCTCTGAAAATTACTCTACTGGGCATGTTCCCTATGTGGGCACAGCACCTGCACAGCATCATTTCTCAACCTTGGCTCAACTTGTGTGTCCAAAATATCACGAGGAGCCCCAGACGGTACCTGAAGTAGGTCCGCTGAGTGAATCTCCACCACTTTCCCCAATAGGCCAAGGAGGACCGCTGATCAAAGCTGAAAGGAAGAGACTGAGAAATCGCATTGCAGCATCCAATTGTCGGAGGAGGAAGCTGGAACGGATTGCTAGACTGGAAGACAAAGTAAAGACTCTAAAGTCAGAAAACTTTGAATTGACCTCAACGGCCAGTGTCCTGCGTGAGCAAGTGGTGCACCTCAAACACAAAGTAATGAATCATGTCAACAATGGATGTCAAGTGGTGCTTGGTTCCTCTAGCCTTCTAAAACCAGAGGAAAATGGCAGCTTTTAA
- the LOC140408379 gene encoding transcription factor JunB-like isoform X1, with protein MGTPFYQDQAVSVGGHLHTASTTTATMMMMMMEKKSAAERQQAAADSPRGGSQHALQRGSPELDKLVGPADGPGARRELEAHGHPFVKGRGFLLASRDQIENTHPYTMQDLHKQNQHLVLPATPCSAHASTSIYHGNLHLTQTKGDVPVYTNLSNYNPSLPNTGSENYSTGHVPYVGTAPAQHHFSTLAQLVCPKYHEEPQTVPEVGPLSESPPLSPIGQGGPLIKAERKRLRNRIAASNCRRRKLERIARLEDKVKTLKSENFELTSTASVLREQVVHLKHKVMNHVNNGCQVVLGSSSLLKPEENGSF; from the exons ATGGGAACGCCTTTCTACCAGGATCAGGCAGTGAGTGTCGGCGGCCACCTTCACACGGCTTCGACCACCACGGCGaccatgatgatgatgatgatggagaAGAAGAGCGCGGCCGAGCGGCAGCAGGCGGCGGCGGACAGCCCGCGAGGCGGCTCCCAGCACGCGTTGCAGCGGGGCTCCCCCGAGCTGGACAAGCTGGTGGGCCCAGCGGACGGGCCCGGCGCTAGGCGGGAGCTGGAGGCCCACGGCCATCCCTTTGTGAAAG GTCGAGGATTCTTGTTGGCGAGTAGAGACCAGATTGAAAACACTCACCCCTATA CAATGCAGGATTTACACAAGCAGAACCAGCATCTAGTCCTGCCGGCAACTCCGTGctcagcccatgcctccacttcCATCTATCACGGTAATCTGCATTTGACCCAGACTAAAGGAGATGTCCCTGTGTATACTAACCTCAGCAACTACAATCCGAGCTTGCCCAACACCGGCTCTGAAAATTACTCTACTGGGCATGTTCCCTATGTGGGCACAGCACCTGCACAGCATCATTTCTCAACCTTGGCTCAACTTGTGTGTCCAAAATATCACGAGGAGCCCCAGACGGTACCTGAAGTAGGTCCGCTGAGTGAATCTCCACCACTTTCCCCAATAGGCCAAGGAGGACCGCTGATCAAAGCTGAAAGGAAGAGACTGAGAAATCGCATTGCAGCATCCAATTGTCGGAGGAGGAAGCTGGAACGGATTGCTAGACTGGAAGACAAAGTAAAGACTCTAAAGTCAGAAAACTTTGAATTGACCTCAACGGCCAGTGTCCTGCGTGAGCAAGTGGTGCACCTCAAACACAAAGTAATGAATCATGTCAACAATGGATGTCAAGTGGTGCTTGGTTCCTCTAGCCTTCTAAAACCAGAGGAAAATGGCAGCTTTTAA